The Solanum pennellii chromosome 11, SPENNV200 genome contains a region encoding:
- the LOC107003699 gene encoding uncharacterized protein LOC107003699, with translation MSIFSDMVEDTVEVFMDDFSVVGDSFDRCLSHLAEFFKRCEDSNLVLNWEKYHFMVKEEFGELKEKLVSAPIIISPDWSKRLDVMCDASGVARGMGKKPKFYRKWSGAQIYGPATTVVQSLMVSVDPRKYVQSENGEGN, from the exons atgtcgatattctctgaTATGGTAGAGGATACTgttgaggtgttcatggatgactTTTCGGTTGTGGGCGACTCCTTTGATCggtgtttgagtcacttggccgAGTTTttcaaaagatgtgaagattccAACCTTGTGCTTAATTGGGAAAAAtatcactttatggtgaaagaag AATTCGGggagttgaaggaaaagttggtgtctgcgcccattattatttcccctGATTGGAGTAAGCGATTGGacgtgatgtgcgatgctagtggggttgctcgtGGTATG GGAAAAAAACCAAAATTCTACAGAAAATGGTCTGGTGCACAGATCTACGGACCCGCAACGACCGTTGTTCAATCGTTGATGGTGTCTGTAGATCCCAG gaaatatgTCCAAAGCGAAAATGGAGAAGGCAACTGA